The genomic DNA TAATTTGATATTTTTCGAGAAATACTCGACTCCTGAATAAATTGTTAAAATCAACGCCAACCACATCGTGATTTCCGCAAAAGGAATGTTGAGTAAGGCAAATCCGATATCATGCAGTAAAAAGGCAATGATTGATGTCAACTGGACCCAGGTCTTCGCTTTTCCGGAATTTCCGGCTGCCAGGACGATTCCTTCATCTGAAGCGACGAGACGGAGTCCTGTTACAGCGAATTCACGGCATAAGATGATGACGACGACCCAAGCGGCGACGAATTCAAGTTCGACTAAATAGACGA from Exiguobacterium sibiricum 7-3 includes the following:
- the pgsA gene encoding CDP-diacylglycerol--glycerol-3-phosphate 3-phosphatidyltransferase, which translates into the protein MNLPNQLTVLRVLLIPVFVAVLAINPDWGQWDVLGAELPVSHFVAAMIFSVAAITDWLDGYIARKNKLVTNFGKFMDPLADKMLVAAALVYLVELEFVAAWVVVIILCREFAVTGLRLVASDEGIVLAAGNSGKAKTWVQLTSIIAFLLHDIGFALLNIPFAEITMWLALILTIYSGVEYFSKNIKLITKSM